The following nucleotide sequence is from Tardiphaga sp. 709.
ACAGCCATCTGATGATCGAGGGTTGCGTGGCCGCAACCATCGCACCGAGCAGGTAGCCAACGTAATTAGCCGTGGCCAGATGACTTCCGGATTGCAGATCGACCACCCCCTCGTGGAGCATCATCGGAAGCAATGGAGTGAACGCGAACCGACCGATCCCCATTGCGATCGAGAGGGATGCCCCTCCAACCAAGGCGACGACCCATGCTTTTGGCAAAATCGCTTCGTGCGCTTTCGATTGACTGAACGATGTCGTGGCCATCGCTTCGTCCTTTCGTCGATCCGACAGTAAGTCAAAGATACTTCACGGCTCCGTGAGGAGTTCGTAGGCTTTCTATCCGGGCCGGATATGAGCAATCCGACCCGGGCGCTTATGGGCGGAGGTCTATTTAGCGGTAGGCATCGCAAATTCTGGGCCGTTCGCTGTGCTTTCCGGCCAACGTTGCATGATGGATTTCTGCCGCGTGTAGAATCGCACGCCTTCTTCGCCATACGCGTGCGTGTCGCCGAATAAGCTTCGCTTCCAGCCGCCGAAGCCATGCCAGGCCATTGGCACAGGGATAGGCACGTTGATGCCGACCATTCCGACGAGAATGCGACGCGAGAATTCACGTGCCACGTTTCCGTCTCGCGTGTAGCAGGAAACTCCATTTCCGAACTCGTGATCGTTGATCAACTGCACCGCTTCGCCAAAATCTTTGACGCGAATACAGGACAGTACAGGTCCGAATATCTCTTCCTTGTAGATCCGCATCGATGGCGTGACGTTGTCGAACAGAGAGCCGCCGGTAAAGAAGCCATCCTCATACCCCGGGACCTTATGACCGCGTCCGTCCACCAGGAGCGTAGCCCCCTCATCGACGCCAATCTGGACGTAACCCTCGATGCGATCGAGTGCCTCGCGGGTGACGATCGGGCCCATCTCCGCCTCGCTGTTCATGCCATTCTCGATCCGTAGCTTTTTGACGCGGTCGGCGAGCATGGGTAGTATTCTGTCCGCGACGTCGCCCACAAACAGGGCGACGCTGACGGCCATGCACCGTTCGCCAGCGGAGCCATACCCTGCGCCAATGAGGGCATCCACGGCCTGCGACAGATCAGCGTCGGGCATTACCACCATGTGATTCTTCGCGCCGCCCAGCGCCTGGACACGTTTTCCGAATTGCGATCCTTGCTGGTGAACGTAGTGGGCTATGGGTGTGGATCCGACAAAGCTGATCGCTGCGACGTCCGGATGCTTTAGCAAGGCGTCAACTACCGTCTTGTCACCCTGTACGACGTTGAAGACGCCCTTCGGCAATCCTGCCCGGATCAACAGTTCGGCCAAGAAAAGCGACGGAGAGGGATCGCGCTCGCTAGGCTTTAAGATGAAACAGTTGCCGGCTGCGATCGCGACCGGAAACATCCAACAGGGGACCATCACGGGAAAATTGAAAGGTGTGATGCCCGCCACGACACCAAGCGGCTGACGCATGGTCCAATTGTCCATGCCCGTGCTGACCTGATCCGTGAAATCGCCTTTCAGGAGCTGCGGGATCCCGCACGCGAACTCGATGATGTCGATGCCCCGGGCCACCTCGCCTTGAGCATCACTGAAAACCTTGCCGTGTTCCGCAGTGATCATCGCAGCCAGAACATCGCTGTTTTCGTTCACCAACTGCAAGAACCGGTTCATCACACGGGCCCGGCGGATAGGCGGCGTGTCTGACCAGCGCGGGAAGGCCCGTTTTGCGCTCTCAACAGCAGCATCGACGTCTGCCGGGCCCGCCAGCACAAGGTCTCGTGCGACCTTGCCAAGTGCCGGGTTGTAGATCGGGCGACGTTCGGAGGTCGAACCGGGCACTTTGTCTCCGTCAATGAAGTTGACGACATCTTCGTTCGACGTGAAGGGCGTTTGGGTCATCGGTCTGCTCCATCGTTAAGTGATGGCTACGAATAGGAGCTCCGGCAATTTCCGGATATGCATAAGACGTGGACTAACTGTTCAAAAAAGTGAACAATGCCCCGGATGCCTGAGCTACCTTGTTTGTCCGCCAGGGCCTGCCTTTCACGAGCGTCAAAGGGAAAGCGTCCATTCCGCGTAGGCTGGGTACGAGGAGGCAGTCTCAATGGAATCATGGTGTCGGCGGGTCGATGACGTGCCCCTTCGAGCTGATAGCCCAAAAACATGAAGCGACCGCCACGATGAAAACAAAACGGATCGAGGCGTTGTGGTCGCACATGCATTGGCTCGTCGTATTAGCTGATATGGGAAGTTTTACAGCCGCCGCCGAGCGGCTAGGCGTAAGTAAGGCGGCGATGAGCCATCGCATCGGCGAATTGGAACAGGCTGCCGGGGTGTCACTTGTCCGACGGACCACCCGGACGATGCGTCTCACCGAAGCCGGTCAGCAGCTCGTCGATGAAACGCGCGCGCATTTTTCGGATCTGGACCGAAGCTTCGCGTCGGTGAAGGACATGGCCGCGGCACCGCGTGGTCTGCTCCGCGTCACGGTCCCCGTGGCTCTCGGCCGGCAGCGGATTGCCCCGCTGATCCCTGATTTTCTGCGCATGCATCCCGCCGTGAGGATCGAGCTAGAACTGTCCGACCATCTTAGTTCACTCGCCAAGGAAGGTTTCGATCTGGCTATTCGGCACGTAGCGAGCGTTCCGGACACGCACGTCGCTTGGCGGCTTTCGAAAACGAATTCGCTTC
It contains:
- a CDS encoding CoA-acylating methylmalonate-semialdehyde dehydrogenase, with amino-acid sequence MTQTPFTSNEDVVNFIDGDKVPGSTSERRPIYNPALGKVARDLVLAGPADVDAAVESAKRAFPRWSDTPPIRRARVMNRFLQLVNENSDVLAAMITAEHGKVFSDAQGEVARGIDIIEFACGIPQLLKGDFTDQVSTGMDNWTMRQPLGVVAGITPFNFPVMVPCWMFPVAIAAGNCFILKPSERDPSPSLFLAELLIRAGLPKGVFNVVQGDKTVVDALLKHPDVAAISFVGSTPIAHYVHQQGSQFGKRVQALGGAKNHMVVMPDADLSQAVDALIGAGYGSAGERCMAVSVALFVGDVADRILPMLADRVKKLRIENGMNSEAEMGPIVTREALDRIEGYVQIGVDEGATLLVDGRGHKVPGYEDGFFTGGSLFDNVTPSMRIYKEEIFGPVLSCIRVKDFGEAVQLINDHEFGNGVSCYTRDGNVAREFSRRILVGMVGINVPIPVPMAWHGFGGWKRSLFGDTHAYGEEGVRFYTRQKSIMQRWPESTANGPEFAMPTAK
- a CDS encoding LysR family transcriptional regulator, which produces MTCPFELIAQKHEATATMKTKRIEALWSHMHWLVVLADMGSFTAAAERLGVSKAAMSHRIGELEQAAGVSLVRRTTRTMRLTEAGQQLVDETRAHFSDLDRSFASVKDMAAAPRGLLRVTVPVALGRQRIAPLIPDFLRMHPAVRIELELSDHLSSLAKEGFDLAIRHVASVPDTHVAWRLSKTNSLLVATRGYLRRRGVPSIPHDLTGHDCLHYMRGNVVPIWTLEPRKGDGERITVEVAGSFAANNSEVLREAALGGIGIALLPDFSAQSYIEAGKLEVVLPDWRVAGAFGDQLFAIRPYSSHVPRTVRVFVEFLRNTMRNGFG